A window from Kovacikia minuta CCNUW1 encodes these proteins:
- a CDS encoding nucleoside hydrolase, giving the protein MANSSAYPMIIDTDGGVDDALAIVMALNCESIDLKAITVLAGNIDVHQAANNVRASDRHCSACSRSSGC; this is encoded by the coding sequence ATGGCGAATTCCTCAGCTTATCCCATGATCATTGATACCGATGGCGGTGTGGATGATGCCCTGGCGATCGTCATGGCACTCAATTGTGAGTCGATTGACCTGAAAGCGATCACGGTGTTAGCAGGCAATATTGATGTTCATCAAGCGGCAAATAACGTCCGTGCGAGTGATCGACATTGTTCAGCCTGCTCACGGTCCTCTGGTTGCTAA
- a CDS encoding EF-hand domain-containing protein yields the protein MKDAWRSLVNYSQWDANGDGQVSKEELEQAVKSAFAGLDRNQDGYISPTELQAALTERTGRTHKGLINMMFESLDADHDGRVSMDELASLAM from the coding sequence ATGAAAGATGCCTGGAGATCCCTGGTCAACTATAGTCAATGGGATGCCAACGGTGATGGGCAAGTTTCTAAAGAAGAATTGGAACAGGCGGTCAAAAGTGCCTTTGCGGGTCTCGATCGGAATCAGGATGGGTATATTTCCCCCACGGAACTGCAAGCGGCATTAACCGAACGAACGGGTCGTACCCACAAAGGATTGATCAATATGATGTTCGAGTCGTTGGATGCCGACCACGATGGCAGGGTGTCAATGGATGAATTGGCATCGTTGGCAATGTGA